Proteins co-encoded in one Megalops cyprinoides isolate fMegCyp1 chromosome 1, fMegCyp1.pri, whole genome shotgun sequence genomic window:
- the fam20a gene encoding pseudokinase FAM20A → MWMRRDRLLVTVTLAAVFGADIYFVLLPKLREKYFGDDCACSGAGSGNASQGDGGAPPRLSNSSAPSGDIEAGQRVTPVPTGQDAGGKKWGSKLERLFAHPLYNIRSPALGDEEVLLQPEELMNYYKRKVSRWERHQKYYNEVAAATNISLPDREAVFDSEASWLKFHLGINRYALYSQDDPNIEHLLQDLRSTTVINADYTQDEKALKGVCDCSQVVKPSGHHLKLALKLKDFGKAMFKPMRQERDQETPEDFFYFVDFQRHNAEIAAFHLDRILDFRRVPPVAGRLINVTDEILLATQNEELRSVFFTSPANNTCFFAKCLYVCKTEYAVCGNPDMLEGSMSAYLPGLSIAPRISIPSPWIRSYTFTGREEWEVNPFYCDTVKQLYPYNSGNRLLNIIDMTIFDFLIGNMDRHHYEIFTKFGDDGFPLHFDNARGFGKHSHDEMSILAPLAQCCIIKRSTLLRLKLLSQGEYRLSDVMRESLGHDMLRPVLTEPHLLALDRRLQRVLRVVHKCARKLGEAQVVAVDFVESHRTTARPSGSR, encoded by the exons ATGTGGATGAGAAGGGACAGGCTGCTGGTGACCGTCACCCTGGCCGCTGTCTTCGGCGCCGACATCTACTTTGTGCTGCTGCCCAAGCTGCGGGAGAAGTACTTTGGGGATGACTGCGCCTGCTCCGGGGCCGGGAGCGGCAATGCCAGCCAAGGTGACGGCGGAGCGCCTCCCCGGCTGTCCAACTCTTCCGCACCCAGCGGGGACATTGAGGCGGGACAGAGGGTTACGCCGGTTCCCACTGGACAGGATGCTGGAGGGAAGAAATGGGGATCCAAGCTGGAGCGGCTTTTCGCCCACCCCCTCTACAACATCCGTAGCCCTGCCCTGGGGGATGAGGAAGTCCTGCTGCAGCCCGAAGAGCTGATGAACTACTACAAGAGAAAAGTATCCCGCTGGGAGAG ACATCAGAAATACTATAATGAAGTGGCAGCAGCCACCAACATCTCTCTGCCTGATCGTGAGGCAGTGTTTGACTCAGAGGCCAGCTGGCTCAAGTTCCACCTGGGGATCAACAGATATGCCCTGTACTCCCAGGATGACCCTAACATTGAGCATCTGCTCCAGGACCTGCGCAGTACTACAGTCATCAACGCAG ATTATACCCAAGATGAGAAAGCGCTCAAAGGAGTGTGTGACTGCTCTCAAG TGGTGAAACCCAGTGGACACCACCTGAAGCTGGCTCTGAAGCTGAAGGACTTTGGCAAAGCCATGTTCAAACCCATGAG acaggagagagaccagGAGACACCAGAAgacttcttttattttgttgactTCCAAAGACACAATGCTGAAATAGCTGCTTTCCACCTGGACAG AATATTAGACTTCCGCCGAGTGCCGCCTGTAGCAGGAAGACTTATTAATGTCACAGACGAAATTCTGCTAGCCACACAAAACGAAGAGCTGAGGAGCGTCTTCTTCACCTCCCCAG CGAACAACACGTGTTTCTTTGCCAAGTGTCTGTACGTGTGTAAGACAGAATACGCAGTGTGTGGCAATCCAGACATGCTGGAGGGCTCCATGTCTGCTTACTTGCCCGGTCTGAGCATCGCCCCTCGCATTTCCATCCCCAGCCCCTGGATCCGCTCCTACACCTTCACCGGGAGAGAAGA ATGGGAAGTAAATCCATTCTACTGTGATACTGTTAAGCAACTTTATCCCTACAACTCTGGGAACAGGTTGCTCAATATCATCGATATGACCATATTTGACTTCCTCATAG GAAATATGGACCGGCACCACTATGAAATCTTCACCAAATTTGGAGATGATGGCTTTCCTCTTCACTTTGACAATGCCAGGGG ATTTGGAAAACATTCCCATGATGAGATGTCAATCCTTGCCCCACTGGCTCAATGCTGTAT AATCAAGAGGTCAACCCTGCTGCGCCTTAAGCTGCTGTCTCAGGGGGAGTACAGGTTGAGCGACGTGATGCGGGAGTCGCTGGGCCATGACATGTTGAGGCCCGTTCTGACGGAGCCCCACCTGCTGGCCCTGGACCGCCGCCTGCAGCGCGTCCTCCGGGTCGTGCACAAGTGCGCAAGGAAGCTGGGAGAGGCTCAGGTGGTGGCTGTGGACTTTGTGGAATCTCACAGAACAACGGCCAGGCCCAGCGGCAGCAGGTAG
- the LOC118777403 gene encoding WD repeat-containing protein on Y chromosome — MAQAIALQRQLLSEASLLELEDFPKRQGALQRKAKQCNETTSPKPPPAPGAQGRPQRPRKMLKRNFNQQQHVRLEEELQLDHLLLLREAFANHMPVDVGSQQRVGGSELACGRQPGRGSRRQAGSMSLEEFQAALSAMLGSECWKSQTELLFNKMDTSCDGYVDWDEFCTYMLLEYREKDRTVKPRDALLSPQPLIRHCPCNKQEPNTRVLAVPYPSPLRFISISKEGVLTVWNRKLHPLKSEELSGDSSDGGGNRRRFRHWTTDAVYMPNVHKIAVATTSRDIHFFDISTGNLFEEFYLFGMNNVPKSLCYWYDTKSPGCRSLLLWGDDEGSVGLLWFLQPHAGLFETPFSDENGPQRVFMQDISVHSRLVSYQVIHKIHQEPINRIIYEPHADLIITSSGSASTSVVIMDVSLKKPGYIWKIKKGVKCFDFCKSLNLLVTGGMDPSVRLWNQYVTSRPVAVLHGHHTTVLDVAIYEPLGQIFSYSMDAVLKIWDISSQRCLRTLLLKFPCVQAGHALEHGNFPFLLLSAAPHVLLVSCRDYLGLLRLQQGDPKGGQLLTHNAPLSSALYNPLLKQVVTGCDDSSLAVWDVETGEKYLQLSDAHGQEEITCMAFDTSQRCLITGARNGTIKVWSLLNGHNLHKLEAVAEAEVTGVISLHDDKLLAVGWSQQISQYNITNPNNTYVQADLSWKSGQLHKDDILAVDHCPAQRLLATGSVDGELIIWTLDTQRPLQYLRKALSARKQAPVDRLLFLQRRAQGSEWRSRPLLVSSEAGWLCWWSIAGPRHRHGHFYAPEKGDESVLGLSSDQENRILVSGDTAGSIQVWDISHFALGLGDESAQDCPPLLHRWRGHENTVVSVELLVFSGQLFLVSASADRRACLWTCDGHYVGFFGQEQRWSLCDPTTYQHPSTPGSCEEDNTYVQADLSWKSGQLHKDDILAVDHCPAQRLLATGSVDGELIIWTLDTQRPLQYLRKALSASLTTLAILLTAHAPAWRRTLWVRPELWQDSLGPGPTIADDTPGRRGEEAGSSGQAAVPPTSGTGERVEEQAPPRQLRGGLAMLVEHCRAQAQTRQMVMSLSPDAGHFYAPEKGDESVLGLSSDQENRILVSGDTAGSIQVWDISHFALGLGDESAQDCPPLLHRWRGHENTVVSVELLVFSGQLFLVSASADRRACLWTCDGHYVGFFGQEQRWSLCDPTTYQHPRNPCGQETEEEKEKQEERAADVKNQSQDSEGTSDQARSGEKHSSPLLTDRHGRVQNTSLGFLHGCPIFQLCQNKLSAALPPKLGSGQLLPLPLVPREPQCPTPDPLDSPAKAEHTKIALGLQVEKDMQRKAAARQQRRLAFGHIDASKISLTASICTPFQALSMPECQEVRLPSDLPMRPWMTRQGLKVREADLMLLPLTSSSPKANQGGDKA, encoded by the exons ATGGCACAGGCCATAGCACTGCAGAGGCAGCTCCTGTCTGAAGCCTCCCTCCTGGAGTTAGAAGACTTCCCAAAGAGGCAG gGTGCTCTGCAGA GAAAAGCCAAGCAGTGCAATGAGACCACGTCCCCCAAaccgccccccgcccccggtGCACAGGGCCGGCCGCAGAGACCCAGGAAAATGCTGAAGAGGAA TTTTAACCAGCAACAGCATGTTCGTCTCGAGGAGGAACTGCAGTTGGACCATCTACTACTTCTGAGAGAAGCCTTCGCCAATCACATGCCTGTAGATGTTGGGTCCCAGCAGAGAGTAGGGGGCAGTGAGCTGGCCTGTGGTCGTCAGCCAGGGAGGGGATCTaggaggcaggcaggcagcatGAGTCTGGAGGAGTTCCAGGCTGCCCTGAGTGCCATGCTGGGTTCTGAGTGTTGGAAAAGTCAGACAGAGTTGCTCTTTAACAAG ATGGACACATCCTGTGACGGATATGTGGACTGGGACGAGTTCTGCACCTACATGCTGCTGGAGTACAGGGAGAAAGACCGCACCGTGAAACCCAGGGATGCCCTCCTGAGCCCTCAGCCTCTGATCAGACATTGCCCCTGCAACAAG CAAGAGCCCAACACCCGTGTGCTGGCAGTGCCTTACCCCTCTCCCCTGCGCTTTATCAGCATCAGCAAGGAGGGCGTCCTCACCGTCTGGAACAGGAAACTGCATCCCCTAAAGTCAGAAGAG CTCTCGGGGGATTCTAGTGATGGAGGGGGAAACAGAAGAAGGTTCAGACACTGGACTACTGATGCTGTCTACATGCCCAACGTCCACAAGATTGCTGTTGCCACCACCAGCAGGGACATCCACTTCTTTGATATCTCCACAGGCAACCTTTTTGAGGAATTCTATTTGTTTG GGATGAATAATGTACCAAAATCTCTGTGCTACTGGTATGATACTAAG TCTCCAGGATGCCGCTCTTTGCTGCTGTGGGGAGACGATGAGGGGAGTGTGGGTTTGCTGTGGTTCCTGCAGCCCCACGCAGGACTGTTTGAGACACCCTTCAGTGATGAAAATGGCCCTCAGAGAGTTTTCATGCAG GACATTAGTGTTCACAGCCGACTGGTCTCCTATCAGGTCATCCACAAGATTCATCAAGAACCCATTAACAGGATTATCTATGAGCCCCATGCAGACCTTATTATTACATCATCAGGAAGTGCCTCTACCTCGGTGGTCATTATGGATGTTTCCCTCAAGAAGCCAGGCTACATCTGGAAAATCAAAAAG GGTGTCAAATGCTTTGACTTCTGTAAGTCTCTGAACCTGCTGGTGACAGGAGGCATGGACCCTTCTGTGAGGCTGTGGAACCAGTATGTGACCAGTCGTCCCGTGGCTGTCCTGCATGGACATCACACCACCGTGCTAGATGTGGCTATCTATGAGCCCCTGGGACAGATTTTCAGCTACTCCATGGATGCT GTGCTGAAGATATGGGACATCTCGTCACAACGTTGCCTGAGGACCCTGCTGTTGAAGTTCCCATGTGTGCAAGCGGGGCATGCCCTGGAGCACGGAAACTtccccttcctgctgctgtcagctgcGCCCCACGTGCTGCTGGTGTCCTGCCGTGACTACCTAGGCCTGCTGCGTCTACAGCAAGGGGACCCGAAGGGGGGACAGCTCCTCACTCACAATGCACCCCTCTCTAGTGCACTTTACAACCCCCTGCTCAAACAG GTGGTGACAGGGTGTGATGACTCCTCATTGGCCGTGTGGGATGTTGAGACGGGAGAAAAATACCTGCAGCTGAGTGATGCTCACGGGCAGGAGGAGATAACCTGCATGGCTTTTGACACCTCTCAGCGCTGCCTCATTACTGGGGCACGCAATGGCACCATCAAG GTGTGGAGCCTTCTGAATGGGCACAATCTTCACAAACTGGAGGCGGTCGCTGAGGCTGAGGTTACAGGGGTCATCAGTCTCCATGACGACAAGCTTCTGGCTGTTGGCTGGAGCCAACAGATATCTCAGTATAACATCACAAACCCTAAT AATACCTATGTGCAGGCCGACTTGTCCTGGAAGTCGGGTCAGCTGCACAAAGATGATATCCTGGCTGTGGATCATTGTCCAGCCCAGAGGCTCCTGGCCACAGGCAGTGTTGATGGAGAGCTCATCATCTGGACCCTAGACACCCAAAGACCCCTGCAGTACCTACGAAAAGCCCTATCTGCCAG GAAGCAGGCTCCAGTGGACAGGCTGCTGTTCCTCCAACGTCGGGCACAGGGGAGCGAGTGGAGGAGCAGGCCCCTCCTCGTCAGCTCAGAGGCGGGTTGGCTATGCTGGTGGAGCATTGCAGGGCCCAGGCACAGACACG GACACTTCTATGCCCCAGAGAAAGGTGATGAGTCTGTGCTAGGGCTGTCCTCTGACCAGGAGAACAGGATTCTTGTGTCTGGGGACACAGCAGGCTCCATCCAGGTGTGGGACATCTCACACTTTGCATTGGGATTAGGTGATGAG TCTGCCCAAGACTGCCCTCCACTACTGCACAGATGGAGAGGTCATGAAAATACAGTGGTTAGTGTGGAACTGCTGGTTTTCAGTGGGCAGCTCTTCCTCGTCAGCGCCTCTGCAGACCGAAGGGCCTGTCTGTGGACCTGCGATGGCCACTATGTGGGCTTCTTTGGGCAGGAGCAGAGGTGGAGTCTCTGTGACCCCACAACCTATCAGCACCCCAG CACCCCGGGAAGCTGTGAGGAAGAT AATACCTATGTGCAGGCCGACTTGTCCTGGAAGTCGGGTCAGCTGCACAAAGATGATATCCTGGCTGTGGATCATTGTCCAGCCCAGAGGCTCCTGGCCACAGGCAGTGTTGATGGAGAGCTCATCATCTGGACCCTAGACACCCAAAGACCCCTGCAGTACCTACGAAAAGCCCTATCTGCCAG TCTGACAACACTGGCCATTCTACTCACAGCACACGCCCCTGCCTGGCGGAGGACGCTCTGGGTGAGACCGGAGCTGTGGCAGGACTCGCTCGGCCCAGGTCCCACCATCGCAGACGACACACctgggaggaggggtgag GAAGCAGGCTCCAGTGGACAGGCTGCTGTTCCTCCAACGTCGGGCACAGGGGAGCGAGTGGAGGAGCAGGCCCCTCCTCGTCAGCTCAGAGGCGGGTTGGCTATGCTGGTGGAGCATTGCAGGGCCCAGGCACAGACACG GCAGATGGTGATGTCTCTGTCTCCTGATGCAGGACACTTCTATGCCCCAGAGAAAGGTGATGAGTCTGTGCTAGGGCTGTCCTCTGACCAGGAGAACAGGATTCTTGTGTCTGGGGACACAGCAGGCTCCATCCAGGTGTGGGACATCTCACACTTTGCATTGGGATTAGGTGATGAG TCTGCCCAAGACTGCCCTCCACTACTGCACAGATGGAGAGGTCATGAAAATACAGTGGTTAGTGTGGAACTGCTGGTTTTCAGTGGGCAGCTCTTCCTCGTCAGCGCCTCTGCAGACCGAAGGGCCTGTCTGTGGACCTGCGATGGCCACTATGTGGGCTTCTTTGGGCAGGAGCAGAGGTGGAGTCTCTGTGACCCCACAACCTATCAGCACCCCAG AAACCCCTGTGGGCaagaaacagaggaggagaaagagaagcaaGAGGAGAGGGCGGCTGATGTAAAGAACCAATCCCAGGACAGCGAAGGGACATCTGATCAAGCCAGATCAG GTGAGAAGCACAGCTCCCCcttgctgacagacagacatggcCGTGTCCAGAACACTTCCCTCGGCTTCCTTCATGGCTGCCCGATTTTCCAGCTCTGCCAAAACAAGCTATCAGCTGCTCTTCCCCCCAAGCTGG GGTCAGGACAGCTATTGCCATTACCACTGGTCCCCAGGGAGCCACAGTGCCCAACCCCAGACCCCTTGGACAGCCCCGCAAAGGCAGAACACACCAAG ATTGCCCTTGGGCTGCAGGTGGAAAAAGATATGCAGAGAAAGGCAGCTGCCCGGCAGCAACGCCGCCTGGCATTTGGCCACATCGATGCCAGCAAGATTTCCCTCACGGCCAGCATCTGCACGCCCTTTCAGGCTCTGTCAATGCCG GAGTGCCAGGAAGTGCGGCTGCCCAGTGATTTACCCATGAGGCCATGGATGACGAGGCAAGGCCTGAAGGTTAGGGAGGCAGACCTGATGCTCCTGCCTCTGACCAGCAGCAGCCCAAAGGCTAACCAGGGAGGGGACAAGGCCTGA